A part of Streptomyces sp. NBC_00557 genomic DNA contains:
- a CDS encoding response regulator transcription factor — MSTPVRLLLADDEHLIRGALAALLSLEDDLLVVAEAASGPEALAMARAHAPDVAVLDLQMPGADGVKVATSLRTELPGCQVLIVTGHGRPGHLKRALAAGVRGFVPKTVSAQRLAEIIRTVHSGSRYVDPELAADAISAGDSPLTSRETEVLELAADGAPVAEIAERAALSPGTVRNYLSSAVTKLGAENRHAAVRLARERGWV, encoded by the coding sequence ATGAGCACTCCGGTACGGCTGTTGCTCGCCGACGACGAGCATCTGATCCGGGGCGCGCTGGCCGCGCTGCTGTCCCTGGAGGACGATCTCCTGGTCGTCGCGGAGGCGGCCAGCGGCCCCGAGGCGCTGGCGATGGCGCGGGCCCACGCACCCGATGTGGCGGTGCTGGACCTTCAGATGCCGGGCGCCGACGGTGTGAAGGTCGCCACATCCCTGCGCACCGAACTGCCCGGCTGCCAGGTACTGATCGTCACCGGGCACGGGCGGCCCGGCCACCTGAAACGGGCCCTCGCGGCCGGTGTGCGCGGGTTCGTCCCCAAGACGGTCAGCGCCCAGCGGCTCGCCGAGATCATCCGGACCGTGCACTCCGGAAGCCGCTATGTGGACCCGGAGTTGGCCGCCGACGCGATCTCCGCCGGGGACTCCCCGCTCACCTCGCGGGAGACCGAGGTGCTGGAGCTGGCCGCCGACGGCGCGCCGGTCGCGGAGATCGCCGAGCGGGCCGCGCTGTCCCCCGGGACCGTACGGAACTACCTCTCCTCGGCCGTCACGAAGC